The Pseudoalteromonas rubra region AATTACGCAGGCGGGACTGACTCGTCAGGATGTCTCGCAGGCAGTACAAGCGTTTACCGGTGGGCTATTTATCAATGAGTACTTTAACGGTAATGAGCGAATGAACGTTATTTTACGTGGCCAGTCGTGGCAAACACCAGAAGAACTCAAAGCCTTACCTTTGTTTACGCCAGATGCCGGGATCCAGACACTAGGCGAGCTTGCGCAGGTCACCCGTACTGTAGGACCCAGCCAACTTCAAAGGATCAATGGCCGTCGCACAGTCAGCATCATAGTTACTCCACCAGCAGAGATGAGCCTGCAACAAGCACAGGCTATCCTGACCGAGCAAGTGATGCCCAAAATCAAAGCACAGTTGCCAGAAACGGCAGGTGTTATCCTTGGCGGTAATGCCCAAAAAATGAACAGCGCCATAGAAGAAATGACCCTCAACTTCTTCCTCGCTCTGTTTATTCTATTTTTATTGATGACCGCATTATTTAAATCAGTCCGGGACAGTGCATTGGTGCTGCTCGTGATGCCGCTGGCCATTGCCGGTGGTGTTGTCGCACTCTATGTGCTCAACCTGTTTGCTTTCCAGTCTTTAGACTTACTCACCATGATCGGCTTTATCATCTTGCTCGGCCTGGTGGTCAACAACGCTATTTTGCTGGTTGACCAGACCCGTCATGCACAAGCACAGGGCTTGAGTCGCCGCGATGCCGTCGAGCAGGCAGTGCTGATGCGCGCCCGACCTGTCTATCTCAGTACGCTGACCAGTCTATTCGGCATGTTACCACTGATGTTGATGCCCGGCGTTGGGTCAGAGATTTATCGTGGCCTTGCCACGGTTATCGTTGGTGGCATGGCCATCAGTGCCTTGTTTACGCTGGTCCTGATGCCCAGTCTGCTACAACTTGGCTCAGATAAGAAACCAACCCCCAAGGTCAATAACAATAACGACAAACCTCAGTTAAATCTGGTCGCGAATCAGTAGGAGCCCACTATGTTTGCAAGTCAATATAAACGCGCTTTAGTCACCGCCCTTGTAGCCAGTGCCGTCAGCTTCAGTCAGCTAGTTAACGCAGCCCAGCCCGTGACAGTTGAGCCTGTATCTCAGGGCCAGCTTACCAGTCAGCTGGCCGTCAATGGAACCTTACATGGCAAGCGTGATATGGTCATCACGGCTGGTGTATCAGGCCGATTACAATACGTTGCAGAGCCCGGTTTGGAGGTTGCGCAAGGTGATGTTCTGGTGCGTATGGATACCCTGCCGCTTGAGCTTGAAAAAGCACGCCAGCTAGAGATGCTCAAACGCGCTCGAGTGAATTTACGATTTCAGAAACAAGAACTCGCACGCCTGACTGAACTGGCTAAAACCAGCAGTGCTGCAGCCAGTCAGGTAGACAAAGTACAAAATGCCCATGATTTGGTGCTCTCAGATATCGCGCTGGCGCAAGTTGAGCTCAGGGTGATTGAAGATCAACTCAACCGGGCAACGGTAACAGCCCCATTCTCAGGCATCATTAGCAAACGTTACCATCGCGCCGGTCGAGACGTCAGCCGGGCTGATGAATTACTGAACCTGGTAGACATCCACCAGCTTGAAGCGCGCCTGTATGTACCCGTGAAATACCTCAGCTATGTGCGCACTGGCCAATTCTTACCTGTTAGTGCCGGTAATCTGGATGCCCCGCAAACCACAACCGCGCAGGTCAGTGCCGTGATCCCAGCCACCGATCCGCGCTCGCAAACCTTTGAAGTGCGTGCAATGCTCGACCAGCCGGGAGAGTCAGAGAACCAGCAACACTGGGCTGTCGGACAACTGGTAGATGTATCCGTGCCACTGGCAGCCAGCGACCGGGCATTATTAGTTAATCGCGATGCACTGATCTTGCGCAAGCAAGGTATTCACGTGGTGAAAATCGATGCCAGTAACACGGCAACACAAATCCCCGTAACAGTCGGTCAGGGTCAGGGTCAGCAAGTGGCCATTACCCCCAAGCCAAACCATCAGCTCATTGCAGGAGACAGAGTTGCTGTACGGGGCGCAGAACGACTGACCGATGGTCAGGAAGTTGAGGTACAAAATTAACACAGCTTACTAGCCCAATGAGCCTGCTTAAGGAAGAGCTAAGGCTCATTTTTAAATTCAATCTAACAAAATCAAACATTTAATATTTTTTAATAAACGCACTTTTATCAATTTAAGCGTTTTTAACTGGTATATCCTGTTGTTTCGGTCAACGCTGGTGCTGTCCAATAACAACAAGGAATACGCGATGAAAAACCCCGTCTTTTTTTCTTTTTCAGTCTTAGGTGCCAGTATGCTGATTGCCTGTACCAGCCAACCTCTGGGTGCTCAGCCGGTCCAAATCATGTTTGACGATTTCACTTATACGCGTTTTGAGCAAGCACAAGATAATGGCTGGCAACTGCGCTCAGATGTCGGCCATCCCGGCATAAAAAATGCCACCTGGTGGCATGAAGGCGTGAGCTTTCATGCTGATCCACATAATCCGGATAACCAGGTCATGCGCTTAACCTCAAAAACCGATGGCAGTGCCGAAAATACCCGTCATGTACAGGTATGCCATAAACGAAAATACCTTGAAGGGACATATGCCGCACGGGTCTTTTTTACCGATAGACCCCAATATGGACCAGACGGTGACGGGGTGATCCAGACTTTTTATGCGATCAGCCCACTGGCTGCCCCCATGGACAAGAACTACAGTGAAATGGATTTTGAGTACCTGCCAAATGGAGGATGGGGCACCGACCGCCATGCCTTATTCGCAACCTCCTGGGAAACGTTTCAGCTCACGCCCTGGACCAAGGTCAA contains the following coding sequences:
- a CDS encoding efflux RND transporter periplasmic adaptor subunit, whose translation is MFASQYKRALVTALVASAVSFSQLVNAAQPVTVEPVSQGQLTSQLAVNGTLHGKRDMVITAGVSGRLQYVAEPGLEVAQGDVLVRMDTLPLELEKARQLEMLKRARVNLRFQKQELARLTELAKTSSAAASQVDKVQNAHDLVLSDIALAQVELRVIEDQLNRATVTAPFSGIISKRYHRAGRDVSRADELLNLVDIHQLEARLYVPVKYLSYVRTGQFLPVSAGNLDAPQTTTAQVSAVIPATDPRSQTFEVRAMLDQPGESENQQHWAVGQLVDVSVPLAASDRALLVNRDALILRKQGIHVVKIDASNTATQIPVTVGQGQGQQVAITPKPNHQLIAGDRVAVRGAERLTDGQEVEVQN
- a CDS encoding glycoside hydrolase family 16 protein, with the translated sequence MKNPVFFSFSVLGASMLIACTSQPLGAQPVQIMFDDFTYTRFEQAQDNGWQLRSDVGHPGIKNATWWHEGVSFHADPHNPDNQVMRLTSKTDGSAENTRHVQVCHKRKYLEGTYAARVFFTDRPQYGPDGDGVIQTFYAISPLAAPMDKNYSEMDFEYLPNGGWGTDRHALFATSWETFQLTPWTKVNAYDYDINPLQGWNTLVLQVGNDTLKYYINGKLYAEHGSDVYPEVAMSINFNQWFDPNKIVNSNEMRQYYQDVDWVYFVKDKIVAVNEVGKQVEQLRKQNVRHKDTVPSSGYDDYCSL